One Carcharodon carcharias isolate sCarCar2 chromosome 1, sCarCar2.pri, whole genome shotgun sequence DNA window includes the following coding sequences:
- the c1h4orf33 gene encoding UPF0462 protein C4orf33 homolog isoform X2 — MKFTITKTWDSSPVTHREISLSLKPDDEGLLMEVEGPFFNDPSAPPGKRGKPYDQLWDFEVVEAFFLNSSKELYLEVELCPHGQHLVLLLAGKGKAWKKELDLKYDCTIHEQNWEGKALLPWSYFPPGVNKFNAYAIHGSGDNRVYEALYPIPKEQLKKGQQPDFHRLEYFKDFSLNSVMGKQWKQPQSELWKSAPGTKK; from the exons ATGAAGTTTACAATTACAAAAACGTGGGATAGTTCACCAGTGACCCACAGGGAGATATCGCTGTCACTTAAACCAGATGATGAAGGTTTGCTGATGGAGGTAGAGGGGCCTTTCTTCAATGATCCTTCAGCTCCACCTGGTAAAAGAGGAAAACCTTACGACCAATTGTGGGATTTTGAAG TTGTAGAAGCATTTTTCCTGAATAGCAGCAAAGAACTGTACCTTGAAGTGGAACTTTGCCC ACATGGACAACACTTAGTACTATTACTTGCTGGTAAAGGAAAAGCGTGGAAG AAAGAACTCGATTTAAAATATGACTGTACAATTCATGAGCAAAACTGGGAAGGCAAAGCACTTCTCCCTTGGAGCTATTTTCCCCCTGGTGTTAACAAATTTAATGCCTATGCAATTCATGGCTCTGGTGATAACAGAGTTTATGAGGCCCTGTACCCCATACCTAAAGAACAATTAAAGAAGGGACAACAGCCTGACTT TCATCGCTTGGAATATTTCAAGGATTTCAGCTTGAATTCAGTTATGGGAAAGCAATGGAAACAGCCCCAGTCTGAACTGTGGAAGTCTGCGCCAGGGACCAAGAAGTG
- the c1h4orf33 gene encoding UPF0462 protein C4orf33 homolog isoform X1, translating to MKFTITKTWDSSPVTHREISLSLKPDDEGLLMEVEGPFFNDPSAPPGKRGKPYDQLWDFEVVEAFFLNSSKELYLEVELCPHGQHLVLLLAGKGKAWKKELDLKYDCTIHEQNWEGKALLPWSYFPPGVNKFNAYAIHGSGDNRVYEALYPIPKEQLKKGQQPDFHRLEYFKDFSLNSVMGKQWKQPQSELWKSAPGTKKWLACLDCCSCLSNLGIRI from the exons ATGAAGTTTACAATTACAAAAACGTGGGATAGTTCACCAGTGACCCACAGGGAGATATCGCTGTCACTTAAACCAGATGATGAAGGTTTGCTGATGGAGGTAGAGGGGCCTTTCTTCAATGATCCTTCAGCTCCACCTGGTAAAAGAGGAAAACCTTACGACCAATTGTGGGATTTTGAAG TTGTAGAAGCATTTTTCCTGAATAGCAGCAAAGAACTGTACCTTGAAGTGGAACTTTGCCC ACATGGACAACACTTAGTACTATTACTTGCTGGTAAAGGAAAAGCGTGGAAG AAAGAACTCGATTTAAAATATGACTGTACAATTCATGAGCAAAACTGGGAAGGCAAAGCACTTCTCCCTTGGAGCTATTTTCCCCCTGGTGTTAACAAATTTAATGCCTATGCAATTCATGGCTCTGGTGATAACAGAGTTTATGAGGCCCTGTACCCCATACCTAAAGAACAATTAAAGAAGGGACAACAGCCTGACTT TCATCGCTTGGAATATTTCAAGGATTTCAGCTTGAATTCAGTTATGGGAAAGCAATGGAAACAGCCCCAGTCTGAACTGTGGAAGTCTGCGCCAGGGACCAAGAAGTGGTTAGCTTGCCTTGATTGTTGTTCTTGTCTCTCAAATCTTGGTATACGTATCTGA